In Aureibaculum algae, the following are encoded in one genomic region:
- a CDS encoding ABC transporter ATP-binding protein, whose translation MEKTNNREPVLKIVDLKKSFGDNHVLNGFSLELYKGESLVIMGKSGSGKSVMIKCLMGLLMHDSGLIEIMGHDLSKLTQNQLNDLRSQIGFLFQGSALYDSMTVRENLEFPLRKNKEKFKQKDALVLEALDSVGLAHVMDLMPEELSGGMKRRVALARAIILKPKIIIYDEPTTGLDPITSKEIIQLMRDIQEKYGASSLIITHDVDCARVIANRMILLIDGVNYAEGSFAELALSTDKNIKAFFK comes from the coding sequence ATGGAAAAAACAAACAACAGAGAACCCGTTTTAAAAATAGTAGACTTGAAAAAAAGTTTTGGAGATAACCATGTGCTTAATGGATTTTCTTTAGAGTTATACAAAGGTGAAAGTTTAGTGATTATGGGAAAATCAGGTTCTGGTAAATCAGTAATGATTAAATGTTTAATGGGCTTGTTAATGCATGATAGTGGTCTTATTGAAATTATGGGCCATGATCTGTCTAAACTCACACAGAATCAATTAAATGACTTAAGATCACAAATAGGGTTTCTTTTTCAAGGTAGTGCTCTTTATGATTCTATGACGGTACGCGAAAATTTAGAGTTTCCGCTACGTAAAAACAAAGAAAAGTTTAAGCAAAAAGATGCTTTAGTATTAGAAGCATTAGATAGTGTTGGTTTAGCTCATGTAATGGATTTAATGCCCGAAGAACTCTCTGGAGGTATGAAACGTAGAGTTGCTTTAGCAAGAGCTATTATTCTAAAACCTAAAATTATAATTTATGATGAACCAACGACGGGATTAGATCCGATAACCTCAAAAGAAATTATTCAATTGATGAGAGATATTCAGGAAAAATATGGAGCTTCATCGTTAATAATAACGCACGATGTTGATTGTGCTCGAGTAATTGCGAACAGAATGATTCTGCTAATTGATGGTGTAAATTATGCTGAAGGTAGTTTTGCAGAATTGGCATTATCAACGGATAAAAATATTAAAGCATTTTTTAAATAA
- a CDS encoding MlaD family protein, with product MQQTKTQKFKLGLFIIVSTLLLIIALYFIGNKQNIFGKTFKISAVFNNVNGLQLGNNVRYSGINVGTVKSIEMINDTTICVDMIVEDKILQHLKKNALAAISSDGLVGSMIINIVPVKESSEALMSGDTIKSFSKISTSDMMSTLNTTNENAALLTSDLLKITTEVNQGKGTLGMLINDESLALNIKETFLTLKSASISASETIDKLNKIINSVNYNESVAAVLLSDSISAKKMKSIIQNLDYSSSKIDSVLTNINNVVIGIKSGDGALNYMINDTVFVKNIDSTMMNLKDGSTLLNENLEALKHNFLFRGYFKKLEKKKLKENNKDN from the coding sequence ATGCAACAAACGAAAACACAGAAATTTAAATTGGGTTTATTTATAATTGTGAGTACACTATTATTAATAATTGCTCTTTATTTTATAGGGAATAAACAAAATATTTTTGGTAAAACATTTAAAATAAGTGCCGTGTTTAATAATGTGAACGGCTTACAATTAGGTAATAATGTTAGATATTCGGGTATTAATGTTGGTACCGTAAAAAGTATCGAAATGATTAATGACACTACAATTTGTGTAGACATGATTGTTGAAGATAAAATTTTACAACATTTAAAAAAGAACGCATTGGCAGCGATTAGTTCTGACGGTTTGGTGGGTAGTATGATTATTAACATTGTTCCCGTAAAAGAAAGTTCGGAAGCATTAATGTCTGGAGATACGATTAAATCATTTAGCAAAATTTCAACCAGTGATATGATGTCAACTTTAAATACTACCAATGAAAACGCAGCACTACTAACATCAGATTTACTAAAAATAACCACCGAAGTTAATCAAGGAAAAGGGACCCTAGGGATGCTAATCAATGATGAAAGCTTGGCGTTAAACATAAAAGAGACTTTTTTAACATTAAAATCCGCCAGTATTAGTGCTTCAGAAACTATAGATAAACTTAATAAAATTATTAATTCTGTAAATTATAATGAGAGTGTGGCGGCTGTCTTATTGAGTGATTCTATATCAGCAAAAAAAATGAAATCTATCATTCAAAACCTTGATTACTCTAGTAGTAAAATAGATTCAGTACTTACTAATATAAATAATGTGGTTATAGGGATAAAATCAGGTGATGGAGCACTCAATTATATGATTAATGATACTGTTTTTGTTAAGAATATAGATAGTACTATGATGAACCTAAAGGATGGAAGTACCCTTTTAAATGAAAATTTAGAAGCGTTAAAGCATAATTTTTTATTCAGAGGTTATTTCAAAAAATTGGAGAAGAAGAAACTGAAAGAGAATAATAAAGACAATTAG